A stretch of Triticum aestivum cultivar Chinese Spring chromosome 1D, IWGSC CS RefSeq v2.1, whole genome shotgun sequence DNA encodes these proteins:
- the LOC123182368 gene encoding U-box domain-containing protein 16: MASTAEPSSSPYSASAPDVEILRSLRRLARDLAAADPPAPFLRAVFASVSRRARLLVAVFDDLLLLGAAVALPRSASLCLREVLLVLQRFKAVVADCSARSRMRLLLQSDEVAARVRELQHDLATLLDILPVGELGLADDVADLLTLASRQCRRRAPEAAAEQELKASVLALIQEVEREIVPERERLEAILEEVAINDPASCSQEIEILEREIGDRLAERWTSAMIALVGLLRYAKCVLFSAATPRPLDSKVEADDDDTEPLAPPPDFRCPISLDLMRDPVVSASGQTYDRESITRWFGAGKSTCPKTGQVLTNLELVPNKALKNLISRWCRENGVAMEGSEPGKPEPAPPVAANKAAVEAARMTASFLVKKLSASFSPGSDNRVVHKIRLLAKSGSESRAFIGEAGAVPLLVPLLNSEDAALQLNSVTALLNLSILDANKKRIMHADGAVAALCEVMGSGATWRAKENAAATVLSLSAVHTYRRRLGRNPLVIEKVVLLVRTGPPSTKKDALAALLCLSAERENVGKLVGAGAAEAALSAISEEETAAAVLASLAKRGGAEAIVNIDGAVAKLVAEMRRGTEWSRECAAAALVLLCRRAGAAAASQVLAINGVEWAIWELMGSGSERARRKAASLGRTCRRWAAANAAQNADCPTSTVSTATVAAS; the protein is encoded by the coding sequence ATGGCCAGCACGGCCGAGCCGTCCTCTTCGCCGTACTCCGCGTCGGCGCCCGACGTGGAGATCCTCCGGTCCCTGCGCCGCCTGGCGCGCGACCtggccgccgccgacccgccggcgCCGTTCCTCAGGGCCGTCTTCGCGTCCGTGTCCCGCCgggcgcgcctcctcgtcgccgtGTTCGAcgacctgctgctgctgggcgcggcCGTCGCCCTGCCGCGGTCCGCCTCGCTCTGCCTCCGCGAGGTGCTGCTCGTGCTGCAGCGCTTCAAGGCCGTCGTGGCCGACTGCTCCGCGCGCAGCCGCATGCGCCTGCTGCTGCAGTCCGACGAGGTCGCCGCGCGCGTGCGCGAGCTGCAGCACGACCTCGCCACGCTGCTCGATATTCTCCCGGTTGGTGAGCTCGGGCTCGCCGACGACGTGGCCGACCTGCTCACGCTCGCCTCGCGCCAGTGCCGGCGCCGCGCGCCCGAGGCCGCGGCCGAGCAGGAGCTCAAGGCCAGCGTGCTGGCGCTCATCCAGGAAGTCGAGCGGGAGATCGTGCCTGAGCGGGAGCGCCTGGAGGCCATCCTCGAGGAGGTGGCCATCAACGACCCGGCCAGCTGCAGCCAGGAGATCGAGATCTTGGAGCGCGAGATCGGCGACCGACTGGCGGAGCGGTGGACTTCGGCCATGATTGCCCTCGTCGGCCTCCTCCGGTACGCCAAGTGCGTCCTCTTCAGCGCTGCCACGCCGCGGCCGCTCGACTCCAAGGTGGAGGCCGACGACGATGACACCGAGCCTCTGGCGCCGCCGCCGGACTTCCGCTGCCCCATCTCTCTCGACCTGATGCGCGACCCGGTTGTGTCCGCTAGTGGCCAGACGTACGACCGCGAGTCCATTACGCGGTGGTTCGGCGCCGGCAAGTCGACGTGCCCCAAGACCGGCCAGGTGCTGACTAATCTGGAGCTGGTGCCCAACAAGGCGCTCAAGAACTTGATCTCGCGGTGGTGCCGGGAGAATGGCGTCGCCATGGAAGGCAGCGAGCCTGGCAAGCCCGAGCCGGCGCCGCCGGTGGCCGCAAACAAGGCCGCGGTGGAGGCGGCGCGCATGACCGCGTCGTTTCTGGTGAAGAAGCTCTCGGCGTCGTTCTCCCCTGGCTCGGACAACCGTGTCGTGCACAAGATCCGTCTGCTCGCCAAGTCCGGCTCCGAGAGCCGCGCGTTCATCGGAGAGGCCGGCGCCGTCCCGCTCCTCGTGCCGCTGCTCAACTCCGAGGACGCCGCGCTGCAGCTCAACTCCGTCACGGCGCTGCTCAACCTCTCCATTCTCGATGCCAACAAGAAGCGCATCATGCACGCCGACGGCGCGGTGGCGGCCCTCTGCGAAGTGATGGGCTCCGGCGCGACCTGGCGGGCGAAGGAGAACGCCGCTGCCACCGTGCTCAGCCTGTCGGCCGTCCATACATACCGCCGCCGGCTCGGCCGGAACCCACTTGTGATCGAGAAGGTGGTGCTCCTGGTGCGCACGGGCCCCCCGAGCACCAAGAAGGACGCGCTGGCCGCGCTGCTGTGCCTGTCCGCGGAGAGGGAGAACGTGGGCAAGCTCGTGGGAGCGGGCGCCGCTGAGGCGGCACTGTCAGCGATCAGCGAGGAGGAGACCGCCGCGGCGGTGCTGGCGTCGCTGGCCAAGCGCGGCGGGGCGGAGGCGATCGTGAACATCGACGGCGCCGTGGCGAAGCTGGTGGCTGAGATGCGGCGCGGCACGGAGTGGTCGCGGGAGTGCGCGGCGGCCGCGCTTGTGCTGCTGTGCCGGCGCGCGGGGGCCGCGGCGGCGTCGCAGGTGCTGGCGATCAACGGCGTGGAGTGGGCGATCTGGGAGCTCATGGGCAGCGGCTCGGAGCGGGCGCGCCGGAAGGCGGCGTCCCTCGGCAGGACGTGCCGGCGCTGGGCGGCCGCCAACGCGGCGCAGAACGCGGATTGCCCCACCTCCACCGTCTCGACGGCGACCGTGGCGGCGTCGTGA